In Bacillota bacterium, the genomic stretch TTCTTTCCTCCTCCAGCATCTTCAGCCTCTCCAAGACATCTTCCTTCATAACGACATTTCTTTCCAAAGCCATACGGTAAATGCTTTCCGCCTTGTCGTAATCGCGCTGCGCTTTGCTGTCCTCAAAAAGCCAGTACATATCTCCCCAGCCGATGTACACCCACGCAGAATCAGGAAACTCTTCCACCAGATTCTGAAAAGCCCTCTCTCCTTTTTCAACCATACCAAGTGCGAAGTAAGATTCTGCTTCTGCTCTTTTCATGTTTTCGATGATCAATCTATCTGTTGCCGGGAAAAGCATGCAGAACTCCCGGCAGTATTCTATCCTTTTCTCATAGAAAGATAGTTCTTTCAGACCCGCGTTGCCCAGTTCCATCTCCAAATCCTGGCACCAGTTGAACAGGTTCTGCGTTCCGGAAAAGACCCGCTCTGCGTCTTTAGTGGATTTCATTTCGGGCGTAAACCGCTTTTTCAGGTGCTCCCACACC encodes the following:
- a CDS encoding SEC-C metal-binding domain-containing protein, translating into MAKIGRNDPCPCGSGKKYKKCCLPKARQKHWTLEEIRSFSTEKIFSKLAEFGIEVTEKDFLGDVECFYSANDLANNWWKTYRVTAKGFDEDFPWMAAVVLWERLAPHVMNSEKLDDMMQDGYSFCHEGREDEGCRVWLEVWEHLKKRFTPEMKSTKDAERVFSGTQNLFNWCQDLEMELGNAGLKELSFYEKRIEYCREFCMLFPATDRLIIENMKRAEAESYFALGMVEKGERAFQNLVEEFPDSAWVYIGWGDMYWLFEDSKAQRDYDKAESIYRMALERNVVMKEDVLERLKMLEEERSKEKGDRISSGNSK